The following proteins come from a genomic window of Alnus glutinosa chromosome 10, dhAlnGlut1.1, whole genome shotgun sequence:
- the LOC133879137 gene encoding uncharacterized protein LOC133879137 translates to MESIALSQRLHSFSLPSRGWASRHHATRQRIRKMSASWPPPSDHEYRIPDEKEASTTVDAVLEMGPSKCVVSEKKRRFSVALPNDEISRDFVAITAKKPPVKRPERSPCKCVVSEKKQIVSIALPNDEIARDFVAITGQKPLRKPKKRSKIVQEEMDRLFPGSGLGPIILDLLQRS, encoded by the coding sequence ATGGAGTCTATTGCCCTGTCTCAGCGTCTTCATAGCTTTTCTTTGCCCAGCCGTGGATGGGCCTCCCGCCACCACGCCACCCGTCAGCGTATCAGGAAAATGTCCGCTTCTTGGCCGCCGCCGTCCGATCACGAGTACAGAATACCGGACGAGAAGGAGGCGTCGACGACTGTTGATGCTGTTCTAGAGATGGGCCCTAGCAAGTGTGTAGTCTCAGAGAAAAAACGAAGATTTTCGGTTGCTCTACCGAACGACGAGATTTCAAGGGATTTCGTGGCCATCACTGCTAAGAAGCCGCCGGTGAAGAGGCCAGAGAGGAGCCCTTGCAAGTGTGTAGTCTCAGAGAAAAAACAAATAGTTTCGATTGCTCTACCGAACGACGAGATTGCAAGGGATTTCGTGGCCATCACCGGTCAGAAGCCGCTGAGGAAGCCCAAGAAGAGATCGAAGATCGTTCAGGAAGAGATGGATCGTCTTTTTCCGGGTTCGGGTTTGGGTCCCATTATTCTGGACCTGTTACAAAGATCGTAA